Proteins co-encoded in one Chitinispirillum alkaliphilum genomic window:
- a CDS encoding Aspartyl-tRNA synthetase, protein MNNSLPWSRTHSCGELSSNDENREVVLAGWVHNWRDHGGVIFIDLRDRAGITQLIFNPSANAGLAKKASRLRHEFVIAIRGRVQRRPDEMVNPKMVTGGIEIAVDALEILNDSQTPPLHINSPEKTESEELRLKYRYLDLRRPFLKKNIIFRHTLTMEVRKFLSSQGFYEIETPLLMKSTPEGARDFLVPSRLSKGRFYALPQSPQTYKQLLMVSGFERYFQLARCFRDEDLRADRQPEFTQIDAELSFVDEEEIYLLFEGLIKTVFQNCLGKEISTPFRRMSYREALYTYGTDKPDLRFDLPIKDVSSLFSDSSFKVFRTVLQKKGAIGAICGKSCGDFSRKKIDELTALVGRYGAAGLVWLRVKDGGLLEGPSAKFFTPQESESLIAETGAEQGDMIFIVAASGEVCFPSLGQLRLELGRIKDLMRKDEFSLLWVYGFPLFQFSEEENRYTSVHHPFTAPLGEDVELLDGADFHKARSRAYDLVLNGTEIGGGSIRIHNQSLQRKIFNLLEIGEREAEEKFGFLLHALSFGAPPHGGIALGLDRLIMLMLGLDSIRDVIPFPKTAAGISVMDNAPDTVSGRQLAELGIGLVGDEGGDG, encoded by the coding sequence ATGAACAATTCTTTACCCTGGAGCCGCACCCACAGTTGTGGTGAACTTAGCTCAAATGATGAGAATAGAGAAGTTGTTCTTGCTGGTTGGGTTCATAACTGGAGGGATCATGGTGGAGTTATATTTATCGATCTGAGAGACAGGGCTGGCATAACTCAGCTGATTTTTAATCCTTCTGCAAATGCCGGGCTTGCCAAAAAGGCTTCACGCCTGAGGCATGAGTTTGTGATAGCGATAAGGGGCAGGGTTCAGAGACGGCCTGATGAGATGGTAAATCCCAAAATGGTAACCGGGGGGATTGAGATTGCGGTAGACGCACTGGAAATTCTCAACGACTCCCAGACACCTCCCCTGCACATCAACAGTCCGGAAAAGACGGAATCCGAGGAACTGAGGTTAAAATACCGCTACCTCGATTTGAGGCGGCCCTTTTTGAAAAAAAACATCATTTTCAGGCATACCCTGACCATGGAGGTTCGAAAGTTTCTCAGTTCCCAGGGGTTTTATGAAATTGAGACTCCATTACTAATGAAGAGCACTCCGGAGGGAGCACGTGATTTTCTGGTTCCAAGCAGACTCAGCAAGGGACGGTTTTATGCTCTGCCCCAGTCGCCACAGACCTATAAGCAGTTATTGATGGTGTCGGGGTTTGAGAGGTATTTTCAGCTGGCGCGCTGTTTCAGGGACGAGGACCTTCGGGCCGATCGTCAGCCTGAGTTTACCCAGATCGATGCGGAGTTGTCGTTTGTGGATGAGGAGGAGATTTATCTATTGTTTGAGGGACTGATAAAAACTGTTTTCCAGAACTGTCTGGGTAAAGAGATCAGCACACCATTCAGGCGTATGAGCTACAGGGAAGCGCTTTACACCTATGGAACCGATAAGCCCGATTTGAGGTTTGATCTGCCGATAAAAGATGTTTCTTCACTCTTTAGCGACTCGTCATTTAAGGTTTTCAGAACAGTATTGCAGAAGAAGGGTGCGATTGGAGCGATATGCGGAAAAAGCTGCGGGGATTTTTCCAGAAAGAAAATCGATGAACTTACGGCTCTTGTGGGAAGGTATGGTGCGGCCGGTCTCGTTTGGTTAAGGGTTAAGGATGGGGGGCTGCTTGAGGGCCCTTCTGCAAAGTTTTTTACACCTCAGGAGTCAGAGTCCCTTATTGCAGAAACCGGTGCTGAGCAGGGGGATATGATTTTCATTGTTGCGGCTTCGGGTGAAGTATGTTTTCCTTCTCTTGGGCAGTTGAGGCTGGAGCTGGGGCGGATAAAGGATTTGATGCGAAAAGATGAGTTCAGTTTGCTTTGGGTATATGGGTTTCCGCTTTTTCAGTTTAGTGAGGAGGAGAATCGCTACACCTCTGTTCATCATCCGTTTACTGCGCCGTTGGGGGAGGATGTGGAGTTGCTGGATGGAGCTGACTTTCACAAGGCGCGTTCAAGGGCTTACGATTTAGTGCTCAACGGAACTGAAATCGGGGGCGGAAGTATCAGAATTCACAATCAGAGCCTTCAGAGGAAAATATTCAACCTTCTTGAGATAGGTGAGAGGGAGGCGGAGGAGAAGTTTGGTTTTCTGCTTCATGCCCTCTCTTTCGGAGCGCCGCCTCACGGCGGGATTGCTCTTGGGCTGGACAGGTTGATTATGCTTATGCTCGGATTGGACAGTATACGGGATGTGATACCGTTTCCAAAAACTGCTGCGGGTATTTCTGTGATGGATAATGCACCCGACACAGTTTCCGGCAGGCAACTTGCTGAACTGGGTATAGGGCTGGTTGGTGATGAGGGAGGAGACGGGTAA
- a CDS encoding phosphohydrolase, translating into MNTNSRKKTARIITIGGRNFKPRIPSFLTYPLVVLALTVIVLILFFPFHTTVQPYDLPKVGEAAKETIIAPFTFDIKRSADELERERNRAMDQVLLVMEYDSDVAAGVLERMEEVRADLNLYIDETASDSLKEQVYRRLSRELSNRALQNLISRPALLDEAARQASFTLENGIASVLLVSSPEQLAELRAQYNTSFDQQLHYDKKFVSLKRDGSESVVSTAEIPVKEVALEQVNDRLKRERNLSSEALNTIYELLYVYVRPNIRVNGALTMKRRNEAADAVLEISGKVIKDTEVVRKHQEVTPEIVQKIRSLHKALDRTEGVEAKRRIRAGNIGRLMFALIPLLFFAYYIKYHEPDLVKSPKQLSALALCLVLQVVVIRAALFILPKLFGEGMYELLVVPEYLIPVSLGAILTAILFNLRISMMMALFTAIYLAVVLGFNHFFFIYGFLCSLVSSLFTHHIRYRWHFFKAIPPVTIVSVVLITFWHLIGFKIPLIALGQNFILAFLSVVGSMFLAMILTPMFERLFDISTDMTLVELSDMNHPILKRLSIEAAGTYNHSVLVGNLAESAAQRIGANALLARVASYYHDIGKIEKSDYFVENCMHGDRNRHSKLTPSMSALVISSHVKDGVELAKKYKLPRVIQDVIMQHHGTSTVSFFYEKALEQDPHKQVQEKDFRYPGPPPQTRETAIIMLADSVEAASRSIASSSPKLLRELVKKIIRDKFLASQLDQCNLTQRDLYEIVEGFMPVLQGIFHTRIEYPNKKKGVFI; encoded by the coding sequence ATGAACACTAATTCCCGGAAAAAAACAGCACGGATAATCACAATCGGCGGGCGTAACTTTAAGCCCCGTATTCCGTCATTCCTAACCTATCCGCTCGTAGTACTGGCTCTCACTGTTATCGTTTTAATTCTGTTTTTTCCTTTCCACACAACAGTGCAGCCTTACGACTTGCCCAAAGTGGGTGAAGCAGCAAAAGAGACGATTATAGCTCCTTTTACTTTTGACATAAAACGATCGGCCGATGAGCTGGAGAGGGAGCGTAACAGGGCAATGGATCAGGTACTTCTGGTTATGGAGTATGATTCTGATGTTGCCGCAGGGGTTTTAGAAAGAATGGAGGAGGTTAGAGCTGATCTGAATCTCTATATCGATGAAACTGCCTCCGACTCTTTAAAAGAGCAGGTATATCGCCGACTCTCAAGGGAACTTTCCAACAGGGCTTTGCAGAATCTTATCAGCAGACCCGCACTTCTTGACGAGGCTGCAAGACAGGCGTCATTCACTCTGGAGAACGGAATCGCTTCAGTGCTTCTTGTCTCCAGTCCCGAGCAGCTTGCAGAGCTCAGGGCCCAGTACAATACCTCCTTTGATCAGCAGCTCCACTACGATAAGAAATTCGTTTCTCTTAAAAGGGACGGCTCAGAGTCTGTGGTTTCCACTGCGGAGATTCCGGTCAAGGAGGTTGCTCTCGAGCAGGTAAATGACCGTCTCAAAAGGGAGCGTAACCTCAGCTCTGAAGCGTTAAACACAATTTATGAGTTGTTGTATGTTTATGTGCGTCCCAACATAAGAGTTAACGGGGCTCTGACCATGAAGCGGCGCAATGAGGCTGCTGATGCAGTTCTTGAAATCAGTGGCAAGGTGATTAAGGATACAGAGGTGGTTAGAAAGCACCAGGAGGTGACCCCTGAAATCGTACAGAAAATCAGATCTCTTCATAAAGCTCTGGACAGAACGGAGGGTGTGGAGGCGAAAAGGCGGATAAGGGCGGGTAATATCGGGCGTTTGATGTTTGCATTGATCCCCTTACTCTTTTTTGCCTATTACATCAAATATCATGAACCTGATCTGGTCAAGTCACCAAAACAGCTAAGTGCGCTGGCACTCTGTCTTGTGCTGCAGGTGGTTGTTATCCGGGCTGCACTGTTCATTTTGCCAAAGTTGTTTGGTGAGGGGATGTATGAACTGCTGGTGGTCCCTGAGTATCTCATACCTGTTTCTCTTGGCGCAATCCTTACCGCTATTCTGTTCAACTTGCGCATATCTATGATGATGGCTCTGTTTACAGCTATCTATTTAGCTGTGGTGCTGGGGTTCAACCATTTTTTCTTTATCTATGGATTTCTCTGTTCTTTGGTTTCCAGCCTTTTTACTCATCACATCCGCTACAGGTGGCATTTTTTCAAGGCTATTCCGCCCGTCACTATCGTAAGCGTTGTGCTTATTACATTTTGGCATCTTATCGGGTTCAAAATTCCGCTGATTGCACTTGGTCAGAATTTCATCCTTGCCTTTTTAAGTGTTGTGGGGTCGATGTTTCTGGCCATGATTCTTACTCCGATGTTTGAAAGGCTCTTTGACATATCAACTGATATGACTCTGGTAGAGCTTTCAGACATGAATCATCCGATACTCAAGAGGCTCTCCATTGAGGCTGCCGGTACGTACAATCATAGTGTTCTGGTTGGTAATCTTGCTGAGTCTGCAGCTCAGAGAATAGGGGCAAATGCGCTTCTTGCAAGAGTGGCATCCTACTATCATGATATAGGGAAAATTGAAAAATCTGACTATTTTGTTGAAAACTGTATGCATGGAGACAGAAATCGTCACAGCAAGCTGACTCCCAGCATGAGTGCCCTGGTGATATCTTCACATGTCAAGGATGGTGTTGAGCTGGCCAAAAAGTACAAGCTTCCACGGGTAATTCAGGATGTGATAATGCAGCATCATGGCACCAGTACCGTATCCTTCTTCTATGAGAAAGCTCTTGAGCAGGACCCTCATAAGCAGGTGCAGGAGAAAGATTTCCGTTATCCGGGACCACCTCCTCAGACTCGTGAAACCGCTATTATCATGCTGGCCGATTCAGTGGAGGCAGCATCAAGAAGCATTGCCAGCAGCTCACCCAAGCTTCTCAGGGAATTGGTAAAGAAAATCATCAGAGACAAGTTTCTTGCCTCTCAACTGGATCAGTGTAATCTGACTCAAAGAGATTTATACGAAATAGTGGAAGGCTTTATGCCTGTCCTGCAGGGGATCTTTCACACCAGGATAGAGTATCCAAATAAAAAAAAGGGAGTGTTTATATAA
- a CDS encoding metal-dependent phosphohydrolase with GAF domain, which translates to MAQNIVLIGSLADSELELIKEVASQWNLEITPFDSQKSSPSAVGYISALPCSFDSLLQLFASQSIGFGERIPFFQKLETGTVPEFMKALPVSGFFQLPLTPPVVYNMIAAMVRNCDVVKRENQLIRDISKYRNQNHRLVQIGATLSYENDLVRLLELILTVSREIAGADAGSIYTCEKCKIDGVEKPALRFRVYQNDSVNLPNSEVVMPVNSNSIAGYVAQSGASLLIDDVDSLDGSTPYCLSKKLEREFGYRIKSMLTVPLKNMEGDVVGVLQLMNKKFDHTKTLADPKDVKEYAFPFISEDEEIILSIASYAAVSIERVMLYDNIKMIFEGFLSSSIAAIDARDRVTSGHSKRVQGYAEAFVKAAAGMAEENVFTRLASSPERVRQFKFAALLHDIGKIGVPEAVLTKEHRLTEGGLSALISRFEYIRLLMRTTEILLPWESEEQLDSNIEFIKKINKAGYLCDEDYQCLLRLKDVKYRTIDGAEHKLISEYEWECLSVRKGNLTTKERELINSHAMSTFRILSKIPWTKSMEQIPYIACHHHEKIDGTGYPHGLKGEEIPLESRILAVVDIYEALVAQDRPYKPKMEYQKALGILKSEVDSGRLDPDVYRFFVEKEIYKLYLDQEYETDTQ; encoded by the coding sequence ATGGCTCAGAATATTGTGCTTATTGGTTCTTTGGCCGATAGTGAACTGGAATTAATAAAAGAAGTTGCGTCCCAATGGAATCTGGAAATTACCCCATTTGATTCCCAAAAATCTTCACCTTCTGCGGTTGGTTATATTTCCGCACTTCCATGCTCCTTTGACTCTCTGTTACAGTTATTTGCATCACAATCAATTGGTTTTGGGGAAAGAATTCCTTTCTTTCAGAAGCTTGAGACTGGTACTGTTCCGGAGTTTATGAAGGCGCTGCCTGTAAGCGGATTTTTCCAATTACCCCTAACTCCTCCGGTTGTTTACAACATGATTGCAGCCATGGTTCGGAACTGTGATGTGGTAAAGAGGGAAAACCAGCTAATCCGTGATATTTCTAAATACAGAAATCAAAACCACAGGCTTGTGCAAATAGGGGCTACACTGTCCTATGAAAATGATCTGGTCAGATTGCTGGAGCTTATTCTCACTGTAAGCAGAGAGATAGCAGGAGCTGATGCAGGCAGTATCTATACTTGTGAAAAATGTAAGATAGATGGGGTTGAAAAACCCGCTCTTCGTTTCAGGGTTTATCAGAACGATTCTGTTAACCTGCCCAACTCTGAAGTGGTTATGCCGGTAAATTCAAACTCAATTGCAGGGTATGTTGCACAAAGTGGAGCATCGCTTCTAATCGATGATGTGGATAGCCTGGATGGAAGTACGCCCTACTGCTTATCAAAAAAGCTGGAAAGAGAGTTCGGTTACAGGATAAAGTCGATGCTGACTGTGCCGCTTAAAAATATGGAAGGGGATGTGGTTGGGGTACTGCAGCTGATGAATAAAAAATTCGATCACACCAAAACCCTTGCAGATCCAAAAGATGTAAAGGAGTATGCGTTTCCGTTTATAAGTGAAGATGAGGAGATTATTCTCTCAATTGCAAGTTATGCTGCAGTTTCAATTGAGAGAGTTATGCTGTATGACAATATAAAAATGATTTTTGAGGGATTTCTGAGTTCTTCCATTGCTGCTATCGATGCACGGGACAGGGTCACAAGCGGTCATTCAAAGCGGGTGCAGGGATATGCTGAGGCATTTGTAAAGGCTGCAGCAGGAATGGCTGAGGAAAATGTATTTACCCGGCTCGCTTCTTCCCCAGAGCGGGTGAGGCAGTTTAAATTTGCCGCACTTCTTCATGATATAGGGAAAATCGGGGTGCCCGAAGCAGTTTTGACAAAAGAACACAGGCTGACTGAGGGGGGGCTTTCTGCTTTGATCTCCAGGTTCGAATATATAAGGCTTCTCATGAGAACGACTGAAATCCTCCTCCCCTGGGAATCTGAAGAGCAGCTTGACAGCAATATCGAATTCATAAAGAAAATCAATAAAGCCGGTTACCTCTGTGATGAAGATTATCAATGTCTCCTTCGGTTAAAGGATGTCAAATACAGGACAATCGATGGAGCAGAGCATAAACTTATAAGTGAATATGAGTGGGAGTGTCTTTCTGTGAGGAAAGGAAATCTGACCACAAAAGAACGAGAATTGATTAATTCACATGCAATGTCAACGTTTAGAATACTCTCAAAGATCCCCTGGACCAAAAGTATGGAGCAGATTCCCTATATCGCTTGTCATCATCACGAAAAAATTGACGGTACCGGTTATCCCCACGGTTTGAAGGGGGAAGAGATTCCGCTGGAGAGCAGGATTTTAGCCGTAGTTGATATATACGAGGCACTTGTTGCACAGGATCGCCCCTACAAGCCTAAAATGGAATACCAAAAAGCCCTTGGTATCCTGAAAAGCGAGGTTGACTCCGGGCGTCTTGATCCTGATGTGTACCGATTTTTTGTAGAAAAAGAAATTTATAAATTGTATTTGGATCAGGAATATGAAACTGATACTCAATGA
- a CDS encoding UDP-N-acetylenolpyruvoylglucosamine reductase yields the protein MKLILNDVPLHNKNTFRIGGKAKLFAQPSSETQLLELLNYSGEKDIPVLILGRGSNILVSDSGWDGLVINISENFSRLEWTGSEVQCMSGACLDKLIMESIRRGFSGMEELSGIPGTIGGAVTMNAGAFSSCIADTIISARYINPATQLVHECPAGELELGYRTSKIKRDGSILVSAEFSFSLSDPEKLHSKRMEILKRRKGKQPLEFPNCGSVFKRPRGNYAGTLIEKCSLKGYRCGDVEVSAKHANFIVNRGNGSANEVLCVINHVRKTVYQQHGILLEPEVVFAGEFDQPLYVPED from the coding sequence ATGAAACTGATACTCAATGATGTCCCGCTTCACAACAAAAACACCTTCAGGATAGGTGGGAAAGCAAAGCTGTTTGCTCAACCCTCATCAGAAACTCAGCTTCTTGAGCTACTGAACTACTCCGGGGAAAAAGATATTCCGGTGCTTATTCTGGGCAGAGGGTCGAATATACTTGTCAGTGACAGTGGGTGGGACGGACTTGTAATTAATATTTCAGAAAATTTCAGCAGGTTGGAATGGACTGGCTCCGAAGTGCAATGCATGAGCGGGGCATGTCTCGATAAGTTGATTATGGAATCAATCAGACGTGGTTTTTCCGGCATGGAGGAGCTCTCCGGCATACCCGGCACAATTGGGGGCGCAGTTACCATGAATGCCGGTGCGTTTTCTTCCTGTATTGCGGATACCATTATCTCTGCCCGCTATATTAATCCTGCTACCCAACTTGTACACGAATGCCCTGCTGGTGAGCTGGAACTTGGATACCGAACAAGTAAAATTAAAAGGGATGGATCAATTCTGGTTTCAGCTGAATTCTCTTTTTCTCTGTCTGATCCTGAAAAACTCCACTCTAAGAGAATGGAAATTTTAAAAAGAAGAAAAGGTAAACAACCACTTGAGTTCCCTAATTGTGGCAGCGTGTTTAAACGACCCCGGGGAAATTATGCCGGTACTCTCATTGAAAAGTGTTCACTGAAGGGCTACCGCTGCGGGGATGTGGAAGTATCCGCGAAACATGCAAATTTCATAGTCAACAGAGGCAATGGAAGTGCCAATGAGGTCCTTTGTGTTATAAATCATGTTCGCAAAACGGTATATCAGCAGCACGGTATACTGCTCGAACCTGAAGTTGTGTTTGCTGGTGAATTTGATCAGCCGCTCTATGTTCCAGAAGATTAA
- a CDS encoding Hydroxyacylglutathione hydrolase: protein MKIEYSLFATGLLESNCCVVYNREINKCLIIDPSQGCSEVIGFIKKESLTPVAILLTHGHFDHITGIPEIHSEFGDLTVYIHPGDAPMLQNSDLNGSVMLGMNFSYKGQVNELKAGPMKLEEFEFSVIHLPGHTPGGCAFVFDKVCFSGDVLFAGSVGRSDFPGGDGEELIRGIKTRLMALPDDTVVCPGHGGRTTIARERKLNPFLL, encoded by the coding sequence ATGAAAATTGAATATTCACTGTTTGCGACCGGTTTACTTGAATCAAACTGCTGTGTTGTGTATAATCGGGAGATCAATAAGTGTCTTATCATAGATCCCTCACAGGGATGTTCTGAAGTGATCGGTTTTATAAAAAAAGAATCGCTTACCCCCGTTGCTATCCTTCTGACACATGGTCACTTTGACCATATTACAGGTATACCTGAGATTCATAGTGAGTTTGGTGATCTGACTGTTTATATTCATCCCGGGGATGCCCCGATGCTTCAGAACTCAGATCTCAATGGTTCAGTGATGCTTGGGATGAATTTTTCCTATAAGGGGCAGGTTAATGAGTTGAAAGCTGGCCCTATGAAGCTGGAAGAATTTGAGTTCAGTGTGATACATCTTCCGGGGCATACTCCTGGTGGGTGTGCTTTTGTTTTCGATAAGGTGTGTTTTAGCGGAGATGTGCTTTTTGCCGGGTCTGTTGGAAGGAGTGATTTTCCCGGTGGTGATGGTGAGGAGTTGATCAGGGGGATAAAGACCAGGCTTATGGCACTACCCGACGACACTGTGGTGTGCCCCGGGCATGGGGGTAGAACCACAATCGCCAGAGAGAGAAAATTGAATCCTTTTCTTCTGTAG
- a CDS encoding Integrase, with protein sequence MTKLPYLDTYMAYLKMEKALSDNTAQSYRFDLVRMAAYLKQHGVVSLDKVTPGLLSGYIRLLYDIGFAPASIQRSTSSIRSFFSFISSEGFISSDPTELLEAPRNSRTLPSVLSVEEIEKILASVDVTVKGGLRNRAMLETLYATGMRVSELRFFALDQIIESEGLVRIFGKGSKERIVPIGEAALYWIKRYCEEDRFHFFKPFSDNTVFLSVRGKAITRMGIWKIIRQYVNIAGVDKEVSPHTFRHSFATHLLEGGADIRTVQEMLGHSNIVTTEIYTHVDREYLKEVHRSFHPRFNLNG encoded by the coding sequence ATGACAAAGCTTCCCTATCTTGACACCTATATGGCTTATCTGAAGATGGAGAAGGCCCTGAGTGATAACACGGCACAGTCCTACCGGTTTGATTTGGTCCGTATGGCGGCTTATCTTAAACAGCATGGGGTTGTAAGTCTTGATAAGGTAACCCCAGGTCTTCTTTCCGGATATATACGTCTTCTATATGACATAGGGTTTGCCCCGGCTTCCATTCAGCGCTCCACCTCTTCTATCAGAAGTTTTTTTTCCTTCATCTCTTCAGAGGGCTTTATAAGCAGCGATCCGACTGAATTGCTTGAAGCTCCAAGGAACTCAAGAACACTTCCATCTGTTTTGTCTGTGGAGGAGATTGAAAAAATTCTGGCTTCGGTCGATGTCACTGTAAAGGGTGGGTTGAGGAACAGAGCGATGCTTGAGACTCTTTATGCAACAGGAATGAGAGTTTCTGAGCTGAGATTTTTTGCACTTGATCAGATTATCGAATCGGAAGGGCTTGTCAGGATTTTCGGCAAGGGGTCTAAAGAGAGAATTGTGCCGATTGGAGAAGCTGCGCTATACTGGATCAAACGATATTGTGAGGAGGACCGGTTTCATTTTTTCAAGCCATTTTCAGATAACACGGTTTTTTTGAGTGTGCGGGGAAAAGCCATAACGAGAATGGGTATATGGAAAATTATCCGGCAGTATGTAAATATTGCGGGTGTAGATAAAGAGGTGTCTCCCCATACTTTCCGACACTCCTTTGCAACCCACCTTTTGGAAGGTGGTGCAGATATCCGAACAGTTCAGGAGATGCTTGGGCATTCAAATATTGTTACAACTGAGATATACACTCATGTTGATAGGGAGTACCTAAAAGAGGTGCATAGAAGTTTCCATCCCCGTTTTAATCTCAATGGCTGA
- a CDS encoding Integration host factor beta subunit: MANTTKHDLIASVSKTTGLTQGDSKIVIEELLETISSILEEGHNIEIRGFGTFYTKERKPRPARNPKTGEVVPLQRRVVPLFKYSSELKKKIAENLISTATI; encoded by the coding sequence ATGGCAAATACAACCAAACATGATTTGATAGCTTCAGTTTCAAAAACAACCGGCCTAACCCAGGGTGACAGCAAAATTGTAATAGAGGAGTTACTTGAAACCATATCTTCTATTCTGGAAGAGGGACACAATATAGAAATACGCGGTTTTGGAACATTTTATACCAAAGAGCGCAAACCCCGTCCGGCACGCAACCCAAAGACCGGAGAAGTCGTTCCGCTGCAAAGGAGAGTGGTTCCGCTTTTTAAGTATTCCAGTGAATTGAAAAAGAAGATAGCAGAAAATTTGATCAGTACTGCTACTATATAA